A genomic stretch from Vicinamibacteria bacterium includes:
- a CDS encoding MATE family efflux transporter, with amino-acid sequence MSIRSLRSEWGPMLRLAAPVVVAELGWTAMGTVDTLMVGRLSAEAIGAVALGTAVFLGITIFGMGLLLGLDTMISQAHGAGRLDECRRSFLHGVYAACLLTFPLTAVLLGVVGLLPDFGIHPDVLALTIPYLRPVVYSLLPLLLYSASRRFLQATGHETAVMVILIAANAINALTNWALIFGNLGLPRLGVVGAGWATFVSRAFMALAMIGCVLFHQGKELRGTSFAPEWSRFRRLFDLGIPAAFQITLELGLFAVATGLAGRLDPASLAAHQVAITVASTTFMVPLGVSSAAAVRVGRASGRHDPAAIARSGWTAILLGVSFMATAMLTLLLLPRQIIGLFTADGDVLSVG; translated from the coding sequence TTGAGCATTCGCTCTCTTCGCTCCGAGTGGGGCCCGATGCTGCGCCTCGCCGCTCCCGTCGTGGTCGCCGAGCTGGGCTGGACCGCGATGGGCACCGTGGACACGCTGATGGTCGGCCGTCTCAGCGCCGAGGCCATTGGCGCGGTAGCACTCGGAACCGCGGTCTTTCTCGGGATCACGATCTTCGGGATGGGACTCCTGCTCGGCCTCGACACGATGATCTCCCAGGCTCACGGAGCGGGACGACTCGATGAGTGTCGACGATCGTTTCTCCACGGGGTTTACGCCGCGTGCCTGCTCACGTTCCCCCTGACGGCCGTGCTCCTCGGAGTCGTGGGGTTACTTCCCGATTTCGGCATCCATCCCGACGTGCTGGCGCTCACCATTCCTTATCTGCGGCCCGTCGTCTACAGCCTTCTGCCGCTGCTTCTGTATTCCGCTTCGCGTCGATTTCTTCAGGCCACCGGCCATGAGACGGCGGTCATGGTGATTCTCATCGCCGCGAACGCGATCAACGCGCTCACCAACTGGGCGCTCATCTTCGGAAACCTGGGGCTCCCGCGACTCGGAGTCGTGGGAGCGGGTTGGGCCACGTTCGTGTCTCGGGCCTTCATGGCGCTCGCCATGATCGGTTGCGTTCTCTTTCATCAGGGGAAGGAGCTTCGCGGAACTTCTTTCGCCCCCGAGTGGAGCCGTTTCCGACGTTTGTTCGATCTGGGAATCCCCGCGGCCTTCCAGATCACTCTCGAGCTCGGCCTCTTCGCCGTCGCGACCGGCCTCGCGGGCCGGCTCGATCCCGCCTCGCTCGCGGCGCATCAGGTCGCCATCACCGTGGCCTCGACGACGTTCATGGTTCCTCTCGGCGTTTCCTCGGCGGCCGCCGTTCGTGTGGGACGCGCCTCCGGCCGACACGACCCCGCGGCAATCGCTCGCTCTGGCTGGACCGCGATTCTGCTCGGTGTCTCGTTCATGGCGACGGCGATGCTCACCCTGTTGCTCTTGCCGCGACAGATCATCGGCCTATTCACCGCCGATGGCGACGTCCTCTCCGTTGGTAT